The following coding sequences lie in one Danio rerio strain Tuebingen ecotype United States chromosome 3, GRCz12tu, whole genome shotgun sequence genomic window:
- the natd1 gene encoding protein NATD1, whose protein sequence is MAQAAQINVLDISTRLRVEHDKKRRQFSIRLNGSHDKAVLLYEYVGKKTVDLQHTEVPEAYRGREIAKHLAKAAMDFVVEEDLKAHLTCWYIQKFVKENPHPQYLERILH, encoded by the exons ATGGCCCAGGCTGCACAGATAAACGTCCTCGATATCAGCACTCGTCTACGGGTGGAGCACGACAAGAAGAGACGACAATTCAGCATCCGTTTGAACG GCTCCCATGACAAGGCTGTGCTGCTGTATGAATATGTGGGCAAGAAGACGGTGGATTTGCAGCACACGGAGGTCCCTGAAGCTTACAGAGGACGAGAGATCGCCAAACACCTGGCCAAG GCTGCAATGGATTTTGTGGTTGAGGAGGACCTAAAGGCCCATTTAACCTGCTGGTACATCCAGAAATTCGTCAAGGAAAATCCTCACCCCCAATACTTGGAGCGCATCCTCCACTGA
- the tmem11 gene encoding transmembrane protein 11, mitochondrial (The RefSeq protein has 1 substitution compared to this genomic sequence): MASLGRRRGVPVNRERGVMAATECYIVHEIYNGENAQEQFEYELEQALEAQYRYIVIEPTRTGDETARWVAVGNCLHKTAVLAGAACLLTPLALPVEYSRYVALPAGALSLACATLYGISWQFDPCCKYQVEYDSQKLSRLPLHTLTSSTPVVLVRRDDVHRKRLHNTIALAALAYCAKKIYELYAV; encoded by the exons ATGGCGTCGCTGGGAAGGAGGCGCGGTGTCCCAGTCAACAGGGAGAG GGGAGTGATGGCGGCCACGGAGTGTTACATCGTCCACGAGATCTACAACGGCGAGAATGCACAGGAGCAGTTCGAGTACGAGCTGGAGCAGGCTCTGGAGGCGCAATACCGCTACATCGTGATCGAGCCCACGCGGATCGGAGACGAGACGGCCCGCTGGGTAGCCGTGGGGAACTGCCTGCACAAAACCGCTGTCCTGGCCGGCGCCGCGTGCCTCCTGACGCCGCTCGCCCTCCCCGTCGAATACTCCCGTTACGTGGCGCTGCCGGCTGGCGCTCTGAGCTTGGCCTGTGCCACGCTGTACGGCATATCCTGGCAGTTCGACCCCTGCTGCAAGTACCAGGTGGAGTACGACAGTCAGAAGCTCTCGCGGCTGCCCCTGCACACACTCACCTCCTCCACGCCGGTGGTTCTTGTCCGACGGGACGACGTGCACAGAAAGAGACTGCACAACACGATAGCGTTGGCGGCCCTCGCGTACTGTGCCAAGAAGATCTATGAACTGTACGCTGtatga